DNA from Magnolia sinica isolate HGM2019 chromosome 19, MsV1, whole genome shotgun sequence:
gccaagttcgaccatggtgtatttcaactcgactcgactcgactcgaagctcgactcggctcgagtaatatattttaataatatatattatatatatatatatatatatatatatatatatatatatatatatatatatatatatatatatatatttatataaaactTAAAAAGAAGtcaaaacttaaaagtttttattaAAAACCCTACCCAACCCTACCctccccattccctcttttctttATATTTACAGCTCTTAATAACGATCGGCCCACATTGAAGATGTAAATCAGTGCCACATGTGAAGATGATGAGTCACCACAATTgaaaaactaacataggagtAGCATATGGTAGAACAATTGTGGATGGAGATACCAATAGGTGCTAAAATTCTATGTAAATTGTTTGGGGGAGAAAAGTTATTTTGTTAAGCTTAGTAAGAGTACCCTTTCAAAAAATAACTTCTAACTCAAATTTACTAATAGCCATACAAAACACTACTGCATTTGTGTTTTTTGACTTTTCTGGTCTATCCTCTCCTGCATAATATGCAATGGACAATCCATATAAACAATAGCCCATCATGATAGGGAGTGGACATtgaaggcgggccccacatgagatggacaattaacattggtggtaggtccacatgatggatgacccacatctaggcctcacataatgggttgtagtccacatcaaaggtcagcctttAATGATGAATGgcacacattgaaggtggggctaaTATAATGGCCGGTCCACAGTAATGGTAAGCTTCATAACATGAgtagacattgaaggtggggccatgATGAACTGTCCAGGTCAAAgttgagctccacatgatgggtgtgGATATTGAAGGCAGGCCCTATATGATGGACAATTACATTGATGATCAGCCCCATATGATTAATGACCCATATCAAGTTGAGCCCCACGTGAAGACAGTTCGCATGGAAGGTTAACCCTAATGATGAATAAGGCACATCCAAGGCGGGACCCTACATAATAGACAGCCCACCTCAAAGTTGGGTCACGCATGATAGactgtccacattaaaggtgggcctcttacaatggacaacccacatctaaggtgggccccacatgatggtagcccatcacaggtgggcctgGTAGGGTGGATGATCCACATGGAAGGTAGGCCCACTGATGGGTGGTCTGCTTAAAAGACAgagccaaggtgggcccaacataatgaatggtccacatcaaaagttggtccaacatgatggacggtggatgctAAGGGTAGACCAAACACAATTGAAGTATACGTACTTACGTAATGTTTGAAACCAACGTACTTTTCTATTTTAGGGACCATTGTACTGACTAAGAAGGGAGAGATTCCCTCATTTCGGGTCATGGATTTCAATGTGATGGCCCAATCTTTACGCCATTGCCGCCAGATCCAAGCTATCGAATATGGAAAATCACTCCATTCTCATTTGATAAAATCTGGccttttgaattatgtattcctCGCCAACAATGTGATTGCCATGTATGGTGATTTTGTGTATCCGGGTGATGcacaccaactgtttgatgaaattcctgaaAGAAATATAGTTTCTTGGACTACCTTAATTTCAGCATACACGCGTGCCGGGCAACCCACCGATGCTCTCCGTGTGTTTACACGGATGTCGGAGCTTGAATTGGAGACACCCAATAGCTTTACGTATTCCGTTGCTCTTAAGGCATGTGCGCTCGCGAAGAATATCGAACTGGGAAAGTCAATACATCGATGGGTTTCAAGATCTCAGTTCCGATCTGATACCGTTCTAATGAACACGGTTCTGGATATGTATGTAAAATGTGGTTGTTTGGATGATGCCCAAAAGgtttttgatgaaatgtctccTGCGAATTTGACTTCTTGGAATACAATAATTGATGGGTATTGCAGGGAAGGTCTGATGGAGGAGGCAATGAATTTATTTAATCGAATGCCTGAACCTGATGCTGTTTCATGGAACACCATCATTGCGGGCCATGCCTGTAAAGAAAGCCCAAAAACATTAGAATTTGTGAGGATCATGCATGGTGAAGACCTTAAGCTCGACCAGTTCACGTTTCCTTGTGCTCTAAAAATCTGTGGTTGTTTTGGATTTGTGAGGATGGGAGAACAGATTCATTGCTATGTGGTCAAATCTGGTTTCAAATTAGGTTGTTTTATTGGCTCTGCTCTTATCGATATGTATGCAAAGTGTGGAAGAGTAAATGAAGCCATAAATCTGTTTCATGAATGTTTGAGCTATGAAGGACGGTCCGTCTATAATCAGTTGGCACTTTGGAATTCAATGATATCTGGGTTTGCTTCCAACGAACACAGTGGTGCTGCTTTTGATTTTGTTTCACGGGTCCACAGATCAGGAGCAGTGCTTGACTCCTACACTTTTAGCAGTGTTCTGAAGGTTTGCGTCAACTTACTCGATCTAAGAGTTGGTATTCAAGTTcatggtttgattgtaacttgtGGGTATCAGTTAGATTCCATTGTTGGAAGCATGCTTATTGATTTGTACGTGAAATGTGGAGATATCGAACAAGCGTTGCGACTGTTCCGGATGCTCCCGGAGAAAGATGTAGTCACATGGTCTGGATTGATTGCAGGTTGTGCTCAGCAACATTGCAACTCATTAGCATTTTCTCTGTTTAGAGAGATGGTTTGTTTGAATCTTGGAGTCGATCAGTTTGTTGTTTCGAGCTTACTCAAAGCCTTTTCCAGTCAAGCAGGACTTGAAGGTGGCAAACAGGTTCATGCATACTGTGTTAAGAGTGGATATGAATCAGAACTTGTCACGGTTACATCTCTCATCGACATGTATTCAAAGTCCGGTGAAATTGAGGATGGCTTGACTGTCTTTAAGAGTGCGGTGGAGAGGGATGCTGTTTGTTGGACAGGGATTATTGTGGGGTGTGGGCAGAATGGAAGAGCAAAGGAGGCTATTGGGTTCTTTGAGGAGATGCTAAAATCGGGGGTGGAGCCGAATGAGATCACGTTCTTAGGCGTTCTTTCTGCTTGTAGACATGCTGGTTTAGTCCACGAAGCATCTGCATTTTTTGGGTCAATGGCAGCAGACCATGGATTGGTACCTTGTTTAGAGCACTACTGTTGCATGGTTGATCTTCTTGGTCGAGCTGGATGTTTCGAAGAGGCAGagaggttgattaccaatatgcCGTATGAGCCTGATGAAACCATATTGGGTTCCTTGCTTGGGGCCTGTGGAATTCATAAGAATTTCAAACTTGGAAAATGGATCGCAGAACGTCTTCTTGCAGTCACGCCAGGCGATGTGTCCATATATGTTACACTCTCGAATGTTTGTGCTGGTTTGGGTATGTGGGATGATTTGACCAAGTTGAGGGAAGTGGTCAGAGAAGTGGGTATGAAGGATGCTGGAAGAAGCTGGATTGAGGTCCGGAATTGAGAAATGCCATGATGGTACAATGAAACAGTTTGAAAACCCAGCATTCAACTGTCTGACACAAGCAAGGCATCAGCTTAAAGTGTCAAAGGGCCCCTTTCAGTGCTTCTGCTTTTGGGCAGATGGGTTGCATTTCGCACAGTTCACCATCCAGATGACTTAAAAGTCAACATGGCGTCTGTGCTGAGAATGTGGTTTGAGAAAAAAGGAACCACCCTAAATGAAGGGCGAAAAAAGAGAGAATGTTAGCCTGTTTCACCTTGGATATCCGATCCAAATGCGATTTGGGGtacttccaaacaggccctaacaggACATAATTCACATGAAAATCTTACTTTTCAACAGTATTGGTGATCTGAGTTGATGGAAGCACACCTTGGTGCAATTTTACTATTGTTTTCCAACGATTGGGAAAGAATTAAAGATTGATCTCCACAATCGACTCTTAATCCCATTTCTTCACAAGTACCGCAAGGAAGTTGACAGGTACTCCCATGCCAATGCCCTTTTATTTTCTGGCTAATGCATCTTCTTTATCTTCTTTCCGCTGCTAATCTACTTCTACATTATGATACCCATTCCCATGATAGATTTTATTTGTGTAAATAATCACCTAtcattgtcacagttttatgaaaATTGCcactggtccacattcaactggtgTGGCTTGCCTCATGCCTCGACAAACCTGATTCTTGAGCCATGCCATCTGCATGGACTGCACCTGATGCATGGTCAGATGTCCCATCCACATGTCAGTTTCACATGTAGCCACATGAGAAGGTGCGTGTGAACTTACCGAAACTCGTCATTATAATACCTGTTGCCATGATAGATTTATTTACATGAACAATCTCCAATAATTATAGTAACTGTTTTCCCTTCTCTCAGAAGATTTGCACTGTTTGATAGACTTGCAATATTGACTCAAACATGTGAGAGCCCTCTTCTAATCTCATTATAAAAATATAAAGGTTTCTTTCATCAAAGATGAATATCTTTAGCCTAtcttgaggaattatatgatacatgACACGTCTTTGCACCCGTACAGGTTTCCAGTTCTGACAAGTTGAGGCTCGATATTCAAAGTTCTGTTGTGTGCTACAGTGGATGGACGTAAGtaccccagattggaagatcccagaaACCTATCTGGAtacttttttcagttgaatgtggtcCGTTCTTGTACCTCTCAACTTTGGCCACAtggaatggttaagattgtcctatTGAGGAGGTTCCCATGGCATGGATGATTGATGGTGTGACCTTTGTTcaaagtatccccgatattattgaaatattcttgatattatccgtatctccagctcggtgataccgataacactgctAGTGATACTGATACAATAACACTGGTAGTCTAAAAAATTCTAGGTATCGGCGGTATAAGACTGCTAGTGATACTGATACTGATACATTGCTAAGTAtggccaatgtattgatatcaccaatattttctgctgtgtaaattccaggtgtcacttgtatagccaatattttcaactatgtaaattccaggcgTCACTTTTATCGCTAGTGtatcgataatattgccaatgtatcaataccGCCAATAATTTGTTTATTAAGaaaatttccatttcaatttttttatgggcacatggttgtatgcaatgttcaaaCTGTTGATATTGAGACCATAGTCTTTTGTTTCATTTTCAGTTGTCGACGATTTCTCGGCAAATATCATGTattgtcgatattctgaaatatcaatggatgttcaGATGGAAGGATAGATGAGATGGAGTATGGGATGGTCGGATTGGtttcttacaacagcacatgcttttagcccccattaaatggatatttattatgcatgcattctttgcaattttttaattcctaactatgcaaatgtgtattgagcatcttttgaagtttcaatgaaaaattcCACCGCTTTTctcatgtttccccacattttcgGCTATTgtcgatatcgatattgtttccatatctccactcagcgaaacttgtaacgataccggTACAACATTGGGTATGACGTAACAAACCAATCATCTAGACTACCATACCAGGGGCCTGATATGTCAGAATTAGAAACCTGTGTAAACTATAAAAAAGAATTAGGTCATTCATTTTCATACAATTCCTCGTCGCTACAACTTAGATGAATATTTTTGGTATAAATCTATGTCAAATTTTCATACCATTTGATGGTTCCATTTCATGTTTGTCTTGACAGCTTTGGCAACGCCAAGAAAACAAAGCATTTTGTTCATCAAGATTCACTTCACATGTACAGAGGTGCTCTCCTGCTCTACTTTCAAGCTTATTTTTGGCAGATTGAAGGTAGAACATTCATTTCAAACAAAAGAAACATGTATTAACAAATCAATGGTCTCATAATGAGTAGTTTTCTGATGAGGCATCCTAATGGGGAAGATATTCACAAGGGCGGTTGTCAGCATCAACGACAAAGTGCTCCAGGCCCCGATGGCTTTTTAGCATGATTTCATTTTACTTAGTGGGAAATCATAAAATTGGAGTGTTTCCAGTGTAGTTAGTGAATTTTCCATGGTGGCTTGCTTCCAAGAGATTTTTACTTCCCTCTTATATACAAGGTAGATGCTACATCAAATGTTAATGAATTTCACCCCACAAGACTATGCGTCTTAAAAATTATGTGTAAAATGTAGGAATATTTATGAAAATATCTCAGCAATGGCTGAGGAGATGGTTCATGAACTTGAAGAGATTGGTAAGGGAGAGTAACTTCTTGATGAAGTTGGTTCACGATGTTTGGATTGTGTCAATTTCTAAAATGTTGTCTGATTGTTGGTTTTATGAAGTGGgagatggatttttattttttatgttttggatttaaaaaaaataataataatcatacgGAGGTTTAAGATAAGGGGATTCACTTTCTCCTTTGTTATTTTATTTCTAATCGAAAAGGTGCTTAAAAGAGGTTTGAGAAAGGTCTCAGTGacaccatctttttttttttgagtcgtAATAAAAAATTGTTATATGAAATCTTatctttgaatttttattttttattttttatatttttttaatacataTGAACAGTTCTATGGTCAATTAATTGAGAAGGAGAAAAGTTGTTTTATGGTGTCATCGAGGACGTGACCTTCAAGAGTTTCCATGATTGAAAATATTTTGGtttatgtttatatgtcatccaaactgtttttaaggtcatttccactgggatgaactgtcctgagtgtgcccctgtatcCCATAGGCCACCCTACTCGAGTCCGGTATGAAAATAACCTTGCATTAATCATCCT
Protein-coding regions in this window:
- the LOC131235101 gene encoding pentatricopeptide repeat-containing protein At4g08210 encodes the protein MDFNVMAQSLRHCRQIQAIEYGKSLHSHLIKSGLLNYVFLANNVIAMYGDFVYPGDAHQLFDEIPERNIVSWTTLISAYTRAGQPTDALRVFTRMSELELETPNSFTYSVALKACALAKNIELGKSIHRWVSRSQFRSDTVLMNTVLDMYVKCGCLDDAQKVFDEMSPANLTSWNTIIDGYCREGLMEEAMNLFNRMPEPDAVSWNTIIAGHACKESPKTLEFVRIMHGEDLKLDQFTFPCALKICGCFGFVRMGEQIHCYVVKSGFKLGCFIGSALIDMYAKCGRVNEAINLFHECLSYEGRSVYNQLALWNSMISGFASNEHSGAAFDFVSRVHRSGAVLDSYTFSSVLKVCVNLLDLRVGIQVHGLIVTCGYQLDSIVGSMLIDLYVKCGDIEQALRLFRMLPEKDVVTWSGLIAGCAQQHCNSLAFSLFREMVCLNLGVDQFVVSSLLKAFSSQAGLEGGKQVHAYCVKSGYESELVTVTSLIDMYSKSGEIEDGLTVFKSAVERDAVCWTGIIVGCGQNGRAKEAIGFFEEMLKSGVEPNEITFLGVLSACRHAGLVHEASAFFGSMAADHGLVPCLEHYCCMVDLLGRAGCFEEAERLITNMPYEPDETILGSLLGACGIHKNFKLGKWIAERLLAVTPGDVSIYVTLSNVCAGLGMWDDLTKLREVVREVGMKDAGRSWIEVRN